The following are encoded together in the Acanthochromis polyacanthus isolate Apoly-LR-REF ecotype Palm Island chromosome 14, KAUST_Apoly_ChrSc, whole genome shotgun sequence genome:
- the LOC127537005 gene encoding probable 2-ketogluconate reductase yields MEQDKPWALISEVGGDCGLLEDHLDIVKRHFQVLCYQDLLQNPELHGPKVQALLMWRYYPEARPALLRMLPSLKVVSSGGAGVDHLDVAFINGLGAKVSNTPGVVSRATADLAMGLLLASARRILEGHRVARDPETRRIPLNLQGADVSGATLGIVGMGDTGFKIAQRGHGFEMDVLYHNRNRRSLEDEQAVGATFCQKLDELLTRSDFVVLAVRLTSETAGLIGTRELELMKPTATLVNISRGQVVDQDALVQALRSGTIRAAALDVTHPEPLPRDHPLFGLPNVLITPHVGANTSSTAGRMVEMMVESAVAAIRGLPVPYEVKPN; encoded by the exons ATGGAGCAGGACAAGCCGTGGGCGCTGATCTCAGAGGTCGGAGGGGACTGTGGTCTCCTGGAGGATCATCTGGACATCGTGAAGCGTCACTTCCAGGTGCTCTGCTACCAGGACCTCCTGCAGAACCCAGAGCTGCACGGCCCTAAGGTCCAGGCCCTGCTGATGTGGAGGTACTACCCCGAAGCCCGGCCGGCCCTGCTCCGGATGCTGCCCTCCCTGAAGGTGGTGTCCAGCGGAGGAGCCGGCGTCGACCACCTGGACGTCGCCTTCATCAACGGCCTCGGGGCCAAGGTCTCCAACACGCCGGGCGTGGTGTCCCGGGCCACCGCTGATCTGGCCATGGGGCTGCTGCTGGCGTCGGCCCGGAGGATCCTGGAGG GTCATCGGGTCGCCAGAGACCCCGAGACGAGGCGCATCCCTCTGAACCTGCAGGGAGCCGACGTCTCCGGGGCGACGCTGGGCATCGTGGGGATGGGAGACACCGGCTTCAAGATCGCCCAGAGAGGCCACGGCTTCGAGATGGACGTCCTCTACCACAACAGGAACAGGAG gaGTTTGGAGGACGAGCAGGCGGTCGGAGCGACGTTCTGCCAGAAGCTGGACGAGCTGCTGACGAGGTCGGACTTTGTGGTTTTGGCGGTGAGGTTGACCTCGGAGACGGCCGGACTGATCGGAACCAGAGAGCTGGAGCTGATGAAGCCGACGGCGACGCTGGTCAACATCAGCAGAG GCCAGGTGGTGGATCAGGACGCTCTGGTCCAAGCTCTGCGGTCAGGAACCATCAGGGCTGCAGCTCTGGACGTGACTCATCCTGAACCTTTACCCAG GGATCATCCTCTGTTCGGCCTCCCCAACGTCCTCATCACCCCCCATGTGGGCGCCAACACCTCCAGCACCGCCGGCAGGATGGTGGAGATGATGGTGGAGAGCGCTGTGGCAGCCATCAGAGGCTTACCGGTTCCCTACGAAGTCAAACCCAACTGA